Proteins from a single region of Longimicrobium sp.:
- a CDS encoding NYN domain-containing protein: MKKTAVLLDLGFTLHRLYHAVGNRLPTADEVHDFAQRCVRAPDEELFRIYCYHCPPFGGTECHPLTRTNIDFSATTTFSQMTTFIRELSLKDNVAFRAGELSFDGWVLKKRSVAEIARTGRAPRADDFSPDLKQKRVDMKIGLDVAWLASRGIVDRIVLVTADSDFIPAVKFARREGVQVALVTMEAPVKHELLVHADELRIVAYP; this comes from the coding sequence ATGAAAAAGACGGCTGTGCTGCTGGACCTCGGATTCACTCTCCACCGCCTGTATCACGCCGTCGGGAATCGCCTTCCCACGGCGGACGAGGTCCACGATTTCGCCCAGCGGTGCGTGCGCGCTCCCGACGAGGAGCTGTTCCGCATCTACTGCTACCACTGCCCGCCATTCGGTGGCACCGAGTGTCACCCGCTCACCCGTACGAACATCGATTTCTCGGCGACGACTACCTTTTCGCAGATGACCACGTTCATCCGCGAGCTGTCGCTCAAGGACAACGTGGCGTTCCGAGCGGGGGAACTGTCGTTCGACGGCTGGGTGCTGAAGAAGCGTTCAGTGGCCGAGATCGCCAGGACGGGTCGCGCACCGCGGGCGGACGACTTCTCTCCCGATCTCAAGCAGAAGCGCGTCGACATGAAGATCGGTCTCGACGTCGCATGGTTGGCCAGCAGGGGGATTGTGGATCGAATTGTACTCGTGACGGCAGACAGCGACTTCATCCCTGCGGTCAAATTCGCCCGGCGTGAAGGCGTACAGGTTGCGCTGGTCACGATGGAGGCTCCGGTGAAGCACGAACTGCTGGTTCATGCGGACGAGCTTCGCATCGTCGCATACCCGTAG
- a CDS encoding glutamate-cysteine ligase family protein produces MNRRRVIVVVSDPRDAAGLPAGTVVDADRYLEGGEALADPRAVVVNLCRSTRYRSRGYYVSLLADARRQQVIPTVETCEGLQEPYGRFRALQEAGVATIDAAEMRVRRRELHLPPPDLHPGEGEEVEEEEPRHHFPVPLVRGEEGECRPAGEGEYVEALVYLGTCADPRFQRAALAVYREWPAPVLRLQLVHEDEEWKVTQVAAVPPHHLSADEHAELARALGDEARVLRRGREAPRETVRASIAVLVDPADPFSPSSPETIDRLERVAARQNVHVARIGLGDMRKLPEYDALFIRALTGVSEPAFQFALRAEALDMPVVDDPQSIIRCGNKVFLEELLRREEIRTPRTLIVTQTTRWSALETLGLPFVIKLPDGSFSAAVHKISSRDEFRRRSKEMFARSPLLIAQEFLPTEFDWRITVLGGRLLFASRYYMARGHWQIRTEVKGTERYGKVEAVPRGEAPPDVVAAALRAARLIGDGLYGVDLKETADGPVVIEINDNPNLDVGYEDAEDGNAIYEDIVSFFVRRIEEGAPSHGANGNGTGEEPALVSIRRPVRVKRSGENGSANYRAFEVAGMELEYPTVDRDLNVVSLVEPAFRILAGRGTSDVHLGALGFSNEIADHVFEVKTTAPVRSLRQAEEILYEGIQRFVAVLRDEFDARLMPTGMHPWFDPRNGRLWSRSGTRIYGTYEKLFDVRTHGWMNVQASHLNLPFGDERETLAMHTAAALLVPYLPAIAASTPMYEGDLRPHADSRLAWILEHQARIPESCGQLVPEYVESFADYRRRILGPMYAALDRFPHDTSAIRHEFLNARGAVFKFSRRAMEVRVLDTQECVRMDVAIAAFVRAALRHLSRRVMAGKMTLPPHELLVEDFRATIRDGSAALVAAPHVAVERDETGRTDVRAVLRELLAAARKMARKDEQPYMELIAGVIESGSLSERIRAALLPFDDASDEDFTEAARRVYIELMDCLEANEPWRGRGL; encoded by the coding sequence GTGAACCGCAGAAGGGTCATCGTCGTCGTCTCCGATCCCCGCGACGCGGCCGGGCTCCCGGCCGGCACCGTCGTCGACGCCGACCGGTATCTCGAAGGTGGCGAGGCCCTGGCCGATCCGCGCGCCGTCGTCGTCAACCTCTGCCGCTCCACCCGCTACCGCAGCCGAGGCTACTACGTCTCCCTCCTCGCGGACGCGCGGCGGCAGCAGGTGATCCCCACGGTGGAGACGTGCGAGGGGCTGCAGGAGCCGTATGGGCGCTTCCGCGCGCTGCAGGAGGCCGGCGTGGCCACCATTGACGCGGCGGAGATGCGTGTCCGCCGCCGCGAGCTCCATCTCCCGCCGCCCGATCTCCATCCAGGAGAAGGCGAGGAGGTCGAGGAGGAGGAGCCGCGCCACCACTTCCCCGTCCCCCTGGTCCGCGGCGAGGAGGGGGAGTGCCGGCCGGCGGGCGAGGGGGAGTACGTCGAGGCGTTGGTCTACCTGGGCACCTGCGCCGATCCGCGCTTCCAGCGCGCGGCGCTGGCCGTCTACCGCGAGTGGCCGGCGCCCGTGCTGCGGCTGCAGCTGGTGCACGAGGACGAGGAGTGGAAGGTCACGCAGGTGGCCGCCGTCCCCCCGCACCACCTGTCGGCGGACGAGCACGCGGAGCTGGCGCGCGCGCTGGGCGACGAGGCGCGCGTCCTCCGCCGCGGCCGCGAGGCGCCGCGCGAGACGGTGCGCGCCTCCATCGCCGTCCTAGTCGACCCCGCCGACCCGTTCAGCCCCTCGTCGCCGGAGACCATCGACCGGCTGGAGCGCGTGGCCGCGCGACAGAACGTGCACGTCGCGCGCATCGGGCTGGGCGACATGCGCAAGCTGCCGGAGTACGACGCGCTCTTCATCCGCGCGCTCACCGGCGTCTCCGAGCCGGCGTTCCAGTTCGCGCTGCGCGCCGAGGCGCTGGACATGCCCGTGGTCGACGACCCGCAGTCCATCATCCGCTGCGGCAACAAGGTCTTCCTCGAGGAGCTGCTCCGCCGCGAGGAGATCCGCACGCCACGCACCCTCATCGTCACGCAGACGACCCGCTGGAGCGCGCTCGAGACGCTGGGCCTCCCGTTCGTCATCAAGCTCCCCGACGGCTCCTTCTCCGCGGCGGTGCACAAGATCTCCAGCCGCGACGAGTTCCGCCGGCGCTCGAAGGAGATGTTCGCGCGCTCGCCGCTCCTCATCGCCCAGGAGTTCCTGCCGACGGAGTTCGACTGGCGCATCACCGTGCTGGGCGGGCGGCTCCTGTTCGCGTCGCGCTACTACATGGCGCGCGGGCACTGGCAGATCCGCACGGAGGTGAAGGGGACGGAGCGCTACGGGAAGGTCGAGGCCGTCCCCCGCGGCGAGGCGCCGCCGGACGTGGTCGCCGCCGCCCTGCGCGCCGCCCGCCTGATTGGCGACGGGCTCTACGGCGTCGATCTCAAGGAGACGGCGGACGGGCCGGTGGTGATCGAGATCAACGACAACCCCAACCTCGACGTCGGCTACGAGGACGCCGAGGACGGCAACGCCATCTACGAAGACATCGTGAGCTTCTTCGTGCGGCGCATCGAGGAGGGCGCGCCGTCACACGGGGCTAACGGCAACGGGACGGGGGAGGAGCCCGCGCTGGTCTCCATCCGCCGACCCGTGCGGGTGAAGCGGTCGGGCGAGAACGGGTCCGCGAACTACCGCGCCTTCGAGGTGGCGGGGATGGAGCTGGAATATCCCACCGTCGACCGCGACCTCAACGTCGTTTCGCTGGTGGAGCCCGCCTTCCGCATCCTGGCCGGGCGGGGGACGAGCGACGTGCACCTGGGCGCGCTCGGGTTCAGCAACGAGATCGCCGACCACGTGTTCGAGGTGAAGACGACCGCGCCCGTGCGCTCGCTGCGGCAGGCGGAGGAGATCCTGTACGAGGGGATCCAGCGCTTCGTCGCCGTCCTCCGCGACGAGTTCGACGCGCGGCTGATGCCCACGGGGATGCACCCCTGGTTCGATCCGCGCAACGGCCGGCTCTGGTCGCGCTCGGGGACGCGCATCTACGGCACCTACGAGAAGCTGTTCGACGTGCGTACGCACGGATGGATGAACGTGCAGGCGTCGCACCTGAACCTCCCCTTCGGCGACGAGCGCGAGACGCTGGCGATGCACACCGCGGCCGCGCTGCTCGTCCCCTACCTTCCCGCGATCGCCGCCAGCACGCCGATGTACGAAGGCGACCTGCGCCCGCACGCCGATTCGCGGCTGGCGTGGATCCTGGAGCACCAGGCGCGCATCCCCGAGAGCTGCGGCCAGCTCGTCCCCGAGTACGTGGAGAGCTTCGCGGACTATCGCCGGCGGATCCTGGGGCCGATGTACGCGGCGCTCGACCGCTTCCCGCACGACACCTCGGCCATCCGCCACGAGTTCCTGAACGCGCGCGGCGCCGTGTTCAAGTTCTCGCGCCGGGCGATGGAGGTGCGCGTGCTCGACACGCAGGAGTGCGTGCGGATGGACGTGGCGATCGCCGCGTTCGTGCGTGCCGCGCTCAGGCACCTGTCGCGGCGGGTGATGGCGGGGAAGATGACGCTGCCGCCGCACGAGCTGCTGGTGGAGGACTTCCGCGCCACCATCCGCGACGGCAGCGCCGCCCTGGTCGCCGCGCCGCACGTGGCCGTCGAGCGCGACGAGACCGGCCGCACCGACGTCCGCGCGGTCCTGCGCGAGCTGCTGGCCGCCGCGCGGAAGATGGCGAGGAAGGACGAGCAGCCGTACATGGAGTTGATCGCGGGGGTGATCGAGAGCGGCTCGCTCTCCGAGCGCATCCGTGCCGCGCTGCTCCCGTTCGACGACGCCTCCGACGAGGACTTCACCGAGGCCGCGCGCCGCGTCTACATCGAGCTGATGGACTGCCTCGAAGCCAACGAGCCCTGGCGCGGAAGAGGGCTGTAA
- a CDS encoding S1C family serine protease yields the protein MMPRFLKTSPVVLALALLPAARAAAQPDVVTITRRASPAVITLNTYNGSGRQTGLGSGFFLPDGRIATNRHVVEGSARVEAVTQDERRLGTATYAEAVGGPAADLAILPRITNPPATLPLARGLPEVGEAIVVIGAPEGLSNTVSTGIVSAIRRVEGKTLVQISAPISHGSSGGPVLNMRGEVVGVSVAVLSEGQNLNFAVPVTELTRLTQSQPGRVAFTGDLRFGGERGSTRTRDVDALNPGSLPRIAMGQTVQGRLSTNDFRRPDGSFADTYVYSGRAGEQITVTLRSSAFDSWLVMTDPSGGLREHDDDSGGNLDSQLTVTLPRSGQYLIVANSMSEGSTGAYTLSVERGSGRVSSNDDNNGGGGEGDLEDMDLSRAPRIALGQTVAGTISRNDFLRSDNTYADPYIYNGRAGEQITVTMRSSAFDSWLVLMEPGGSGLDLHDDDGGGGNDSRITVTLPRTGRYLIAANTVGQRDVGAYTLSVERGTGSARPGGGNTRGVSITGLDWRRLPAIRAGAGVSGRLTTSDMLRDDNSYMDAYVYTGRAGERITISLQSGDFDAWLVVNDPNGPLYEHDDDSLGETDAGLTLTLPHSGPYVIVANSVGERATGAYVLRVESGPRVREIPRAVRP from the coding sequence ATGATGCCACGCTTCCTCAAGACCAGCCCGGTCGTGCTCGCGCTCGCGCTGCTTCCCGCCGCCCGCGCGGCCGCGCAGCCCGACGTGGTCACTATCACCCGCCGCGCCAGCCCGGCGGTGATCACCCTGAACACCTACAACGGGTCGGGGCGGCAGACCGGCCTCGGCAGCGGCTTCTTCCTTCCCGACGGCCGCATCGCCACCAACCGGCACGTGGTCGAGGGCTCGGCGCGCGTGGAGGCCGTCACCCAGGACGAGCGCCGGCTGGGCACCGCGACCTACGCCGAGGCGGTCGGCGGCCCCGCGGCCGACCTGGCCATCCTGCCGCGCATCACCAATCCCCCCGCCACCCTCCCGCTGGCCCGCGGCCTTCCCGAGGTGGGCGAGGCCATCGTGGTGATCGGCGCGCCCGAGGGGCTGTCGAACACGGTGTCGACGGGAATCGTGAGCGCCATCCGCCGCGTGGAGGGGAAGACGCTGGTGCAGATCAGCGCGCCCATCAGCCACGGCTCGTCGGGCGGCCCGGTGCTGAACATGCGCGGCGAGGTGGTGGGCGTGAGCGTGGCGGTGCTCTCGGAGGGGCAGAACCTGAACTTCGCCGTTCCTGTCACCGAGCTCACGCGGCTGACGCAGTCGCAGCCGGGGCGCGTGGCCTTCACCGGCGACCTGCGCTTCGGCGGCGAGCGCGGCTCCACGCGGACGCGCGACGTCGACGCCCTGAACCCGGGCTCGCTCCCCCGCATCGCCATGGGGCAGACGGTGCAGGGGCGGCTGAGCACGAACGACTTCCGCCGTCCCGACGGCTCGTTCGCCGACACCTACGTCTACAGCGGCCGCGCGGGCGAGCAGATCACGGTGACGCTGCGCTCCAGCGCGTTCGACTCGTGGCTGGTGATGACCGACCCGTCGGGCGGCCTGCGCGAGCACGACGACGACAGCGGTGGCAACCTCGACTCGCAGCTGACGGTGACGCTGCCGCGCAGCGGGCAGTACCTGATCGTGGCCAACTCCATGTCCGAGGGCTCCACCGGCGCCTACACGCTCAGCGTGGAGCGCGGCAGCGGCCGGGTGAGCAGCAACGACGACAACAACGGCGGCGGCGGCGAGGGCGACCTGGAGGACATGGACCTGAGCCGCGCGCCGCGCATCGCGCTGGGGCAGACGGTCGCCGGCACCATCTCGCGCAACGACTTCCTGCGCAGCGACAACACCTACGCCGACCCGTACATCTACAACGGCCGCGCGGGCGAGCAGATCACGGTGACCATGCGCTCCAGCGCGTTCGACTCGTGGCTGGTGCTGATGGAGCCGGGCGGCAGCGGGCTGGACCTGCACGACGACGACGGCGGCGGCGGCAACGATTCGCGCATCACCGTCACGCTGCCGCGCACGGGGCGCTACCTGATCGCCGCCAACACGGTGGGGCAGCGCGACGTGGGCGCGTACACGCTGTCGGTGGAGCGCGGCACGGGATCGGCGCGTCCGGGCGGCGGCAACACCCGCGGCGTGTCCATCACCGGGCTCGACTGGCGGCGGCTGCCCGCGATCCGTGCGGGCGCCGGGGTGAGCGGGCGCCTGACGACCAGCGACATGCTGCGCGACGACAACAGCTACATGGACGCGTACGTGTACACCGGCCGCGCGGGCGAGCGGATCACCATCAGTCTGCAGTCCGGCGACTTCGACGCGTGGCTGGTGGTGAACGACCCCAACGGCCCGCTGTACGAGCACGACGACGACTCGCTGGGCGAAACCGACGCGGGCCTCACGCTCACCCTGCCGCACTCGGGTCCGTACGTGATCGTGGCCAACTCGGTGGGCGAGCGCGCCACCGGCGCCTACGTGCTGCGCGTGGAGAGCGGCCCGCGCGTGCGCGAGATCCCGCGCGCGGTCAGGCCGTAG
- a CDS encoding DUF58 domain-containing protein, whose product MNALPSRRFLLLLALFSALFLVSAPAALAVDAVLLLLFALDAAWAPSATLRVERRAPLRIGLGATSRETLMLENRGKSTARVRVTDDLPEILVRQGDWAKEIVLRPGRDERVEFPLLADRRGDAEYGDVHVRVLGPLGLAWRQRRVERGDPLRVLPGVMEVRRYRLLGLHNRLREAGFRPVRQRGEGGSFESLREYARGDDPRTIDWKATGRRSKLIVRQYEVERRQNVVMLVDAGRLMTEKVGDSERLDYALTAALLLADVASQHGDQVGLLVFADRVQQYIPPSRSSINTIAEALGGVHARMVEPNYPAAFTYLAKQLRRRSLLVVFTDIIDAQASSALVAHLGKAASRHLPIAVALRNPDLEATAQIPAKGDGDVYRRAAAEELLQARAAALTQMQRSGVLIADSRPTDAVPNVVNRYLDVKRRGLL is encoded by the coding sequence TTGAACGCACTTCCGTCCAGGCGGTTCCTGCTCCTTCTCGCCCTGTTCTCGGCGCTGTTCCTGGTGAGCGCGCCGGCCGCGCTGGCCGTGGACGCGGTGCTGCTGCTCCTCTTCGCCCTCGACGCGGCGTGGGCGCCGTCCGCGACGCTGCGGGTGGAGCGGCGCGCGCCCCTGCGCATCGGGCTGGGCGCCACCTCGCGCGAAACGCTGATGCTGGAGAACCGCGGGAAGAGCACCGCCCGCGTCCGCGTCACCGACGACCTCCCCGAGATCCTGGTGCGGCAGGGCGATTGGGCGAAGGAGATCGTGCTGCGCCCCGGCCGCGACGAGCGCGTGGAGTTCCCCCTCCTTGCCGACCGCCGCGGCGACGCCGAGTACGGCGACGTGCACGTGCGCGTCCTCGGCCCGCTGGGGCTCGCGTGGCGCCAGCGCCGCGTGGAGCGGGGGGATCCGCTGCGCGTGCTGCCGGGGGTGATGGAGGTGCGGCGCTACCGCCTGCTCGGCCTGCACAACCGCCTGCGCGAGGCCGGCTTCCGCCCCGTCCGCCAGCGCGGCGAGGGCGGCAGCTTCGAGAGCCTGCGCGAGTACGCGCGCGGCGACGACCCGCGCACCATCGACTGGAAGGCCACGGGGCGGCGGTCGAAGCTGATCGTGCGCCAGTACGAGGTGGAGCGCCGCCAGAACGTGGTGATGCTGGTGGACGCCGGCCGCCTGATGACGGAGAAGGTGGGCGACAGCGAGCGGCTGGACTACGCGCTGACCGCCGCGCTCCTCCTGGCCGACGTGGCCTCGCAGCACGGCGACCAGGTGGGGCTGCTGGTGTTCGCCGACCGGGTGCAGCAGTACATCCCGCCGTCGCGCAGCAGCATCAACACCATCGCCGAGGCGCTGGGGGGCGTGCACGCGCGCATGGTGGAGCCGAACTATCCCGCCGCGTTCACGTATCTCGCGAAGCAGCTGCGGCGGCGCTCGCTGCTGGTGGTGTTCACCGACATCATCGACGCGCAGGCGTCGTCCGCGCTGGTGGCGCACCTGGGGAAGGCGGCCTCGCGCCATCTCCCCATCGCCGTCGCGCTGCGCAATCCCGACCTCGAGGCGACCGCGCAGATCCCCGCGAAGGGCGACGGCGACGTCTACCGCCGCGCCGCCGCGGAGGAGCTGCTGCAGGCCCGCGCCGCCGCGCTCACGCAGATGCAGCGCAGCGGCGTCCTCATCGCCGACTCGCGCCCGACGGACGCCGTTCCCAACGTCGTCAACCGCTACCTCGACGTGAAGCGCCGCGGGCTGCTGTGA
- a CDS encoding MoxR family ATPase — translation MSIVTGPPPADAGRAHEVLERLDGVILGQYPMLRQMMVALLAGGHALLEGVPGTAKTLAIRSLALALDLRFGRVQFTPDLMPTDLVGVNVLDELKKEFVYHPGPIFADLLLADEINRAPAKTQAALLEAMQERQVTVDGKSRPLPVGFTVFASQNPVEYEGTYPLPEAQLDRFLLKITVDYPPADAERAILDRYADGFSADRPETYGVQPMLAAGDLVRLRQMCGAVHVEPTVRDYITRIVRATREEPSFALGASPRAGVALFLASRAEALLSGRDFVTPDDVKSLAAPVLRHRVVLTPEAEVEGQRVDDRLRGLLQTLPAPR, via the coding sequence GTGAGCATCGTAACGGGCCCACCCCCGGCCGACGCCGGCCGCGCGCACGAGGTGCTGGAGCGGCTGGACGGCGTGATCCTGGGCCAGTATCCCATGCTGCGGCAGATGATGGTGGCGCTGCTGGCGGGCGGGCACGCGCTGCTGGAGGGCGTGCCGGGCACCGCCAAGACGCTGGCCATCCGCTCGCTGGCGCTGGCGCTGGACCTGCGCTTCGGGCGCGTGCAGTTCACGCCCGACCTGATGCCGACCGATCTCGTGGGCGTGAACGTGCTGGACGAGCTGAAGAAGGAGTTCGTCTACCACCCCGGCCCTATCTTCGCCGACCTGCTGCTGGCCGACGAGATCAACCGCGCGCCGGCCAAGACGCAGGCCGCGCTGCTCGAGGCCATGCAGGAGCGCCAGGTGACGGTGGACGGGAAGAGCCGCCCGCTGCCGGTGGGCTTCACCGTGTTCGCCAGCCAGAACCCGGTGGAGTACGAGGGCACCTATCCGCTCCCCGAGGCGCAGCTCGACCGCTTCCTGCTGAAGATCACGGTCGATTATCCCCCGGCCGACGCCGAGCGCGCCATCCTGGACCGCTACGCCGACGGCTTCAGCGCCGACCGCCCGGAGACGTACGGCGTGCAGCCGATGCTGGCCGCGGGCGACCTGGTGCGGCTGCGGCAGATGTGCGGCGCGGTGCACGTGGAGCCCACCGTGCGCGACTACATCACCCGCATCGTCCGCGCGACGCGCGAGGAGCCGAGCTTCGCGCTGGGCGCCAGCCCGCGCGCGGGGGTGGCGCTGTTCCTGGCCTCGCGCGCCGAGGCGCTGCTCTCCGGCCGCGACTTCGTGACGCCCGACGACGTGAAGTCGCTGGCCGCGCCGGTCCTTCGCCACCGCGTGGTCCTCACCCCCGAGGCCGAGGTCGAGGGCCAGCGCGTGGACGACCGCCTGCGCGGCCTGCTCCAGACGCTCCCCGCGCCGCGCTGA
- a CDS encoding DUF4350 domain-containing protein, whose product MGSRRDVAFLALLIVLVLLIAVLTGRRVEATADDPRPSTFVAGPAGARALRDVLTELKVPTRRRMQPFLDADSLAGPLVLLSPMLTPSSGELHALAEWVRRGGTVIYAARLDDETADSLGLRVTSLARDTLRTTTRRYHGATATAEANRLTEGVGTVDGFRTGFLRSSRAFDGTATVLASARRTPVVVDYRLGKGRVIAWSDALPLVNGRLKRSRAAILFARTAVDAGDRRALWFDEYHHGFKTGGSVIGGTTRFLLREPAGHAALQVAAALLGLVLLFGRRFGKPLPPPPARRRSPLEHVEALAGAYLQAGARDTARRLLLAGMARRLGRRVPHTAAAEGEMLQRLAAHPTAGQAARELEAEWKKGRSADLVALARDVDRYIDEVSRT is encoded by the coding sequence ATGGGTAGCCGCCGCGACGTGGCCTTCCTGGCCCTGCTGATCGTGCTGGTGCTGCTGATCGCGGTGCTCACGGGCCGCCGCGTCGAGGCCACCGCCGACGACCCGCGCCCGTCCACCTTCGTCGCTGGACCCGCCGGCGCGCGCGCCCTGCGCGATGTGCTGACGGAGCTGAAGGTGCCCACCCGGCGGCGGATGCAGCCTTTCCTCGACGCCGACTCGCTGGCCGGCCCGCTCGTCCTCCTCTCGCCCATGCTCACCCCCAGCTCCGGCGAGCTGCACGCGCTGGCCGAGTGGGTGCGCCGCGGGGGGACGGTGATCTACGCCGCCCGGCTCGACGACGAGACCGCCGACTCCCTGGGGCTGCGGGTGACCTCGCTGGCGCGCGACACGCTGCGCACCACCACCCGGCGCTACCACGGCGCCACGGCCACGGCCGAGGCGAACCGGCTGACCGAGGGGGTGGGGACGGTGGACGGCTTCCGGACCGGCTTCCTGCGCTCCTCGCGCGCCTTCGACGGCACGGCCACGGTGCTGGCCAGCGCGCGCCGCACCCCCGTCGTGGTCGACTACCGGCTGGGGAAGGGGCGGGTGATCGCCTGGTCCGATGCGCTCCCGCTGGTCAACGGGCGGCTGAAGCGGAGCCGCGCCGCCATCCTCTTCGCCCGCACCGCGGTGGACGCGGGCGACCGGCGCGCGCTCTGGTTCGACGAGTACCACCACGGCTTCAAGACCGGCGGGAGCGTGATCGGCGGGACCACGCGCTTCCTCCTGCGCGAGCCGGCGGGGCACGCGGCGCTGCAGGTGGCCGCCGCGCTCCTCGGGCTGGTCCTCCTCTTCGGGCGGCGCTTCGGGAAGCCGCTGCCGCCGCCGCCCGCGCGCCGGCGCTCGCCGCTGGAGCACGTGGAGGCGCTGGCGGGCGCCTATCTCCAGGCCGGCGCGCGCGACACCGCCCGCCGCCTGCTGCTGGCGGGGATGGCGCGGCGGCTGGGCCGGCGCGTCCCCCACACGGCCGCGGCGGAGGGGGAGATGCTGCAGCGGCTCGCCGCGCATCCCACCGCGGGACAGGCGGCGCGGGAGCTGGAGGCGGAATGGAAGAAGGGGCGGAGCGCCGACTTGGTGGCGCTGGCCCGCGACGTGGACCGATACATCGACGAGGTCTCCCGAACGTGA
- a CDS encoding DUF4129 domain-containing protein produces the protein MPATLPSVAEVQKAVTTVYQRPEYRERHGIGEWLNQQLEKIWAWIGGQLERLTELRTTHPLLFWIIIGWLGISALALIAHLAWTALKVSQQGEREPGAARTKAPRARTAADWEAEAARLAAEGKLREAAAALYQALLLRLDDLGVVRFDASKTPGDYRREVRKHPDAARALNGFLRLFEPVAFGGRALDAEGWERMKGAAAKGAAHG, from the coding sequence GTGCCCGCCACCCTCCCCAGCGTCGCCGAGGTGCAGAAGGCGGTGACCACCGTCTACCAGCGCCCCGAGTACCGCGAGCGCCACGGCATCGGCGAGTGGCTCAACCAGCAGTTGGAGAAGATCTGGGCGTGGATCGGCGGCCAGCTGGAGCGGCTGACCGAGCTGCGCACCACCCATCCCCTCCTCTTCTGGATCATCATCGGCTGGCTGGGGATCTCGGCGCTGGCGCTGATCGCGCACCTGGCGTGGACGGCGCTCAAGGTCTCGCAGCAGGGCGAGCGCGAGCCCGGCGCGGCCAGGACGAAGGCGCCGCGTGCCCGCACCGCCGCCGACTGGGAGGCCGAGGCCGCCCGCCTCGCCGCGGAGGGAAAGCTGCGCGAGGCCGCCGCGGCGCTCTATCAGGCGCTGCTGCTGCGGCTGGACGACCTGGGCGTGGTGCGCTTCGACGCCAGCAAGACGCCGGGCGACTACCGCCGCGAGGTGCGCAAGCATCCCGACGCGGCGCGCGCGCTGAACGGCTTCCTGCGCCTGTTCGAGCCCGTGGCCTTCGGCGGGCGCGCGCTCGACGCCGAGGGGTGGGAGCGGATGAAGGGCGCCGCGGCCAAGGGAGCGGCCCATGGGTAG